From a single Oceanobacillus kimchii X50 genomic region:
- a CDS encoding Na+/H+ antiporter subunit E, whose amino-acid sequence MPFQILLNVLIAFLWMFLQNDYTAITFVLGYLIGILLLFFIRRFLKTEFYFKRVWAAIKLIFLFLKELIKANIDVVRVVLSPKLNNKPGIVAVETKLDTDLEISLLAALITLTPGTVSMDFSPDSKTIYVHSIDVQDREEVIRDVQNTFERAIMEVTK is encoded by the coding sequence ATGCCTTTTCAAATTTTATTAAATGTATTAATTGCATTTTTATGGATGTTTTTACAGAATGATTATACCGCAATTACTTTCGTTCTAGGTTATCTTATTGGAATATTATTGTTGTTTTTCATTCGACGATTTCTTAAAACCGAATTTTATTTTAAAAGAGTTTGGGCAGCTATTAAATTAATTTTCTTATTTTTAAAAGAGTTAATTAAAGCAAATATCGATGTCGTACGAGTAGTTCTAAGCCCGAAACTTAACAATAAACCAGGAATCGTTGCTGTTGAAACAAAACTAGATACCGATTTAGAAATTTCCTTGCTTGCAGCTCTAATTACTTTAACACCTGGTACCGTTTCAATGGATTTCTCACCAGATAGTAAAACTATATATGTACACTCCATTGATGTTCAAGATCGAGAAGAAGTGATTCGAGATGTACAGAATACTTTTGAACGAGCGATTATGGAGGTGACAAAGTAA
- a CDS encoding Na(+)/H(+) antiporter subunit F1, producing the protein MMNTILMIALVIMAITLALLFIRVIIGPSIPDRILALDAIGVTLVGFIGIIMIQQDTIVYSDVVLLLSILAFVGTFALSKFLERGAVIERGD; encoded by the coding sequence ATGATGAATACAATACTTATGATTGCGTTAGTAATAATGGCAATAACGCTTGCTTTGTTATTTATACGCGTAATCATTGGTCCTTCCATTCCTGATCGAATTTTAGCTTTAGATGCAATTGGCGTTACACTTGTAGGTTTTATTGGTATCATCATGATACAACAAGACACAATCGTTTATTCAGATGTAGTACTTCTGTTAAGCATTTTAGCTTTTGTTGGTACCTTCGCTCTATCAAAATTCTTAGAAAGGGGTGCTGTTATTGAACGTGGTGATTGA
- the mnhG gene encoding monovalent cation/H(+) antiporter subunit G: MNVVIDTIVILLVIIGLFFTVVSAIGVLRLPDVYSRAHAAGKSATLGVMSIMLAVFIHFLSHGTMNAKILLAIIFLFMTAPLASLMITRSAYRTGVKLSDNTTINDLADMYKEETKESN; the protein is encoded by the coding sequence TTGAACGTGGTGATTGATACAATCGTAATATTATTGGTAATTATTGGTTTGTTCTTTACCGTTGTTTCCGCAATTGGTGTATTACGTCTGCCTGATGTGTATTCCCGTGCACATGCAGCAGGAAAAAGTGCGACACTTGGAGTAATGTCAATTATGTTAGCAGTATTTATTCATTTCTTGTCTCATGGTACAATGAATGCAAAAATACTATTAGCAATAATTTTTCTATTTATGACAGCCCCATTAGCAAGTTTAATGATTACACGATCTGCATATCGAACAGGAGTTAAATTATCAGATAATACTACTATTAATGACCTTGCGGATATGTATAAAGAAGAAACAAAAGAATCCAATTGA
- a CDS encoding UDP-N-acetylmuramoyl-L-alanyl-D-glutamate--2,6-diaminopimelate ligase, giving the protein MNTYDLISALKIKQQIGQLPNVISSISHNSRQVTDNSLFICISGFTVDGHKFVTEAIENGATCIVAERDIDIDTNKAALIIVPDTNKAIATLAATFYNHPSHALTLYGVTGTNGKTTVTTIIKHLLTQNGLSAALIGTNGFQINEDIYSSSNNTTSDILTNQHLLYESKNQGVTHVAMEVSSHGLEQGRLWGIDFSVATFTNLSHEHLDYHGSMEEYAATKVQLFSSLSIQPNKQKFAILNRDDSWYDFFQKRTPVQIVSYGIHEEADFRATEIKYHKDGTTFELLTPEGNYRVQTKLMGEFNVYNILAAIATVYTKESIPLKKLVKSIEFTPSPPGRMEKLENDGGRHIYIDYAHTPDALTKAINSLLPFKQNKLIVVVGTGGDRDKSIRPLLAIAASVADYVILTINDPRHEDPNKILQDLEKGMLHHQYACIADRKLAIREAINQSSPDDIILIAGKGKEPYQIIKNKKVTHNDATIALECSKELFPNI; this is encoded by the coding sequence TTGAATACTTATGATCTTATTTCAGCCCTAAAAATAAAACAACAAATTGGTCAATTACCGAACGTTATTTCTTCCATTTCACACAATTCTCGTCAAGTGACCGATAACTCCTTATTTATTTGTATAAGTGGTTTTACTGTAGATGGGCATAAATTTGTAACGGAAGCTATAGAAAATGGTGCAACATGTATTGTGGCAGAAAGAGATATTGATATCGATACAAATAAAGCTGCGTTAATAATTGTTCCAGATACAAATAAAGCCATAGCAACTCTGGCTGCTACCTTTTACAATCACCCTTCTCATGCCTTAACATTATACGGGGTTACAGGAACAAATGGAAAAACAACGGTGACAACCATTATTAAGCATTTATTAACACAAAATGGACTTTCTGCTGCCCTAATTGGAACGAACGGTTTCCAGATAAATGAAGATATATATTCTAGCAGTAACAATACAACGAGTGACATCTTAACAAATCAACATCTGCTGTATGAGTCAAAAAATCAAGGTGTAACACATGTGGCAATGGAAGTATCGTCGCATGGATTAGAACAAGGCCGTCTATGGGGAATTGATTTTTCCGTAGCTACCTTTACCAATTTATCTCATGAACATTTGGACTATCATGGAAGTATGGAAGAATATGCTGCTACAAAGGTTCAATTATTTAGCTCTCTGTCTATCCAGCCTAATAAACAAAAATTCGCTATATTAAATCGAGATGATAGTTGGTACGATTTTTTCCAAAAACGAACCCCTGTACAAATTGTTTCGTATGGAATTCATGAAGAAGCGGATTTCCGAGCTACTGAAATAAAATATCATAAAGACGGCACAACATTTGAACTTTTAACACCAGAAGGAAACTATCGAGTACAAACAAAACTTATGGGTGAGTTTAATGTATATAATATTCTAGCAGCGATCGCCACGGTTTATACAAAAGAATCTATTCCCTTAAAAAAATTAGTTAAATCAATCGAATTCACCCCTAGCCCTCCTGGCAGAATGGAGAAATTAGAAAATGATGGAGGTAGGCATATATACATCGACTATGCTCATACTCCAGATGCACTAACAAAAGCAATTAATAGTTTACTACCTTTCAAGCAAAACAAATTAATTGTCGTCGTAGGTACTGGTGGTGACCGAGATAAAAGTATACGACCGTTACTAGCTATAGCAGCATCAGTAGCAGACTATGTTATTTTAACCATCAATGATCCAAGACATGAAGATCCAAATAAGATATTACAAGACCTTGAAAAAGGAATGTTACATCATCAATATGCTTGTATAGCAGATCGTAAACTAGCTATTCGTGAAGCAATAAATCAATCTTCTCCTGACGATATTATTTTAATTGCTGGGAAAGGAAAAGAACCGTATCAAATAATCAAAAATAAAAAAGTAACTCATAATGATGCTACAATTGCACTAGAATGTAGCAAAGAATTATTTCCAAATATATAA
- the sigK gene encoding RNA polymerase sporulation sigma factor SigK has protein sequence MSGILSVLGLIIKEALFFVSYVKNHSFPQPLPPDEEAKYLQLMQEGDEMARNKLIEHNLRLVAHIVKKFENTGEDMEDLISIGTIGLIKGVESFSTDKGTKLATYAARCIENEILMHLRALKKVKKDVSLHDPIGQDKEGNEISLIDILEAENENVIEYIQLNMEISKMQKYFSVLDKREREVIVYRYGLNDREEMTQREIAKKLNISRSYVSRIEKRALMKVFHEYYRKERQN, from the coding sequence TTGTCCGGAATATTATCCGTACTTGGCCTTATTATCAAAGAAGCACTTTTCTTCGTATCCTATGTAAAGAATCATTCTTTCCCTCAGCCCCTTCCCCCAGATGAAGAAGCTAAATATCTCCAACTTATGCAAGAAGGAGACGAGATGGCGAGAAATAAACTTATCGAACATAACCTTCGTCTCGTTGCACATATTGTAAAAAAATTCGAAAATACTGGTGAGGATATGGAAGATTTAATATCTATTGGTACAATTGGACTAATTAAAGGCGTAGAAAGCTTTTCTACCGATAAAGGTACCAAATTAGCCACTTATGCTGCTCGGTGTATAGAGAATGAGATTCTAATGCATTTACGGGCATTGAAAAAAGTTAAGAAAGATGTCTCTCTTCACGACCCTATTGGCCAAGACAAAGAAGGAAATGAAATCAGTTTGATTGATATTTTAGAAGCAGAGAATGAAAATGTAATTGAGTATATTCAGTTAAATATGGAGATATCAAAAATGCAGAAGTATTTTTCTGTATTGGATAAACGAGAACGGGAAGTCATTGTTTATCGTTATGGCTTAAATGATCGTGAAGAAATGACTCAACGTGAGATTGCTAAGAAATTAAATATATCAAGAAGTTATGTCTCTAGAATTGAAAAAAGGGCATTAATGAAAGTATTTCATGAATATTATCGAAAAGAAAGGCAGAACTAA
- the mtnN gene encoding 5'-methylthioadenosine/S-adenosylhomocysteine nucleosidase, which produces MTIGIIGAMDEEIALLKQQMKDIEELEVAGCYFYKGHLQDKKVVLLLSGIGKVNAAMATTILHERFSPTIIINTGSAGGFASDLQVGDVVISTEVLHHDVDATAFDYVYGQVPGMPATYKADERLVDLASEVMKDIEISSRTGIIATGDSFMQRKDQTDIVKKRFPNMLALEMEAASIAQVCYRYNTPFVITRALSDIAGQKSSVSFDQFLETAGKNAAQLIITMVNKI; this is translated from the coding sequence ATGACAATTGGAATAATTGGAGCAATGGACGAAGAGATTGCTCTTTTAAAACAGCAAATGAAAGATATTGAAGAATTAGAGGTAGCAGGTTGCTACTTTTATAAAGGTCATCTACAGGACAAGAAAGTAGTTTTACTATTATCAGGTATTGGAAAAGTAAATGCTGCAATGGCTACAACTATTCTACATGAGCGATTCTCCCCGACCATCATTATAAATACTGGTTCTGCTGGTGGGTTTGCTAGTGATCTACAAGTAGGAGATGTAGTAATTTCTACAGAAGTATTGCATCATGATGTAGACGCAACAGCATTTGATTATGTGTATGGTCAAGTACCTGGTATGCCAGCAACTTATAAAGCAGATGAGCGACTAGTTGATTTAGCTTCAGAAGTTATGAAAGATATAGAAATTAGTTCAAGGACTGGAATCATTGCAACAGGTGATTCATTTATGCAAAGAAAGGATCAAACGGATATTGTTAAAAAACGTTTTCCGAATATGTTAGCATTAGAGATGGAAGCAGCATCTATTGCACAAGTATGTTATCGATACAATACACCATTTGTTATTACCCGTGCTTTATCTGATATTGCCGGACAAAAATCATCCGTGTCATTTGATCAATTTTTAGAGACAGCTGGAAAAAATGCTGCTCAATTAATAATAACTATGGTTAATAAAATATAA
- a CDS encoding YrrS family protein codes for MSRDMNQTRSDKFEKRRKSTKAITIGIIAASILVIILLGIWVFGGSGGEERNADENENSSSDEDSDFLITEPGEEEEENNNSTDNEENGQDEENDSTEENNDNNEQANEQNNNVETESVEPSDENVSEAYTGNWEPIGTEQEGPHTTTYDDGSQDRIEIKEATSMVTGINPENMVEWRVENGGDQKVVATVSDMDETQVFRVYLQWIDGEGWQPTKVEELIENDKK; via the coding sequence ATGAGTCGTGATATGAATCAAACGAGATCGGATAAATTTGAAAAAAGAAGAAAGAGTACAAAAGCCATAACGATTGGTATAATCGCTGCTAGTATTTTAGTTATAATTCTCCTCGGAATTTGGGTGTTTGGTGGTAGTGGAGGAGAAGAACGAAATGCTGATGAGAATGAAAACTCATCTTCAGATGAAGACTCTGATTTCCTTATAACTGAACCAGGTGAAGAAGAGGAAGAAAATAATAATTCCACAGACAACGAAGAAAATGGACAAGATGAAGAGAATGATTCAACGGAAGAAAATAATGATAATAACGAACAAGCTAATGAACAAAACAATAATGTAGAAACAGAATCAGTTGAACCATCGGATGAAAATGTTTCAGAAGCATATACAGGTAATTGGGAACCTATTGGTACAGAGCAAGAAGGTCCGCATACAACGACGTATGATGATGGTTCACAGGATCGAATTGAAATTAAAGAAGCAACTTCTATGGTAACGGGTATTAATCCGGAAAACATGGTAGAATGGCGCGTCGAAAATGGCGGTGATCAAAAAGTAGTTGCTACCGTTTCCGACATGGATGAAACGCAAGTGTTTCGTGTATACCTTCAATGGATTGATGGAGAAGGTTGGCAACCTACCAAAGTAGAAGAGCTGATCGAGAATGATAAAAAATAG
- the greA gene encoding transcription elongation factor GreA has translation MTVEKSYYMTQEGKDKLEEELHYLKTDRRQEVVERIKVARDFGDLSENSEYDAAKDEQAFVEQRITQVEKMIRNAVIIENDNDNPNIVSLGKSVSFVELPDGDEETYTIVGSAEADPFEGKISNDSPMATSLLGKEIGEEVTVSTPGGDIDVRITNVE, from the coding sequence ATGACAGTTGAAAAAAGCTATTACATGACACAAGAGGGAAAAGATAAATTAGAGGAAGAATTACATTATTTAAAGACAGATCGTAGACAAGAAGTTGTAGAGCGTATAAAAGTTGCTCGTGACTTTGGTGATCTGTCTGAGAATTCGGAGTATGACGCTGCAAAAGATGAGCAGGCATTTGTGGAGCAACGTATAACGCAAGTTGAAAAAATGATACGTAATGCTGTAATTATAGAAAATGATAATGATAATCCTAATATTGTATCCCTTGGTAAATCCGTTTCTTTTGTAGAGTTACCAGATGGTGATGAAGAAACCTATACAATTGTAGGAAGCGCTGAGGCGGATCCATTTGAAGGGAAAATATCCAATGACTCTCCAATGGCTACAAGCTTATTAGGAAAAGAAATTGGTGAAGAAGTAACCGTATCAACACCTGGTGGAGATATAGATGTACGAATTACAAATGTAGAGTAA
- the udk gene encoding uridine kinase codes for MTKQKPVVIGVAGGSGSGKTSVTRSICQRFTETSILVIEQDYYYKDQSHLPFEERLNTNYDHPLAFDNDLLIEHLQQLMHNEPIEKPVYDYKIHTRSKDVIRVEPKEVIIVEGILILEDPRLVDLMDIKVYVDTDADLRIIRRLMRDIKERGRTLDSVIDQYIQNVRPSHLQFIEPTKRYADIIIPEGGQNHVAIDIMASKIEKILSRGL; via the coding sequence ATGACAAAGCAAAAACCAGTAGTAATTGGAGTAGCAGGAGGAAGTGGATCAGGAAAAACTTCTGTAACCCGCTCAATTTGTCAACGATTTACTGAAACATCAATTTTGGTAATCGAGCAAGATTATTATTATAAAGATCAAAGTCACTTACCATTCGAAGAAAGATTAAATACAAATTATGATCATCCATTGGCGTTTGATAATGATTTATTAATAGAACATTTACAGCAATTAATGCATAATGAACCAATTGAAAAACCTGTTTATGATTATAAAATTCATACACGGTCAAAAGACGTTATTCGTGTGGAACCAAAAGAAGTTATTATTGTAGAAGGTATATTAATACTTGAAGATCCACGTTTAGTTGATTTAATGGATATAAAGGTTTATGTTGATACCGATGCGGATTTACGAATTATTCGTCGTTTAATGCGTGATATCAAGGAGCGTGGTAGAACATTGGATTCAGTAATTGATCAATATATCCAAAATGTTCGTCCATCACATCTGCAATTTATTGAACCAACGAAGCGTTATGCTGATATTATCATACCTGAAGGTGGACAAAACCATGTCGCAATTGATATCATGGCTTCTAAAATAGAAAAAATTTTATCTAGAGGGTTATAA
- a CDS encoding O-methyltransferase — protein sequence MDDIISHYLASLTPNSPEWAEQLEVVAEENNIPIMDKTSMHFVQVLLQIHQPKRILEVGTAIGYSALRMQENTHQATIVTIEKDEKRYFDAIENISKLDKDDCIKVIHGDALEEMSRLQGNNELFDTVFIDAAKGQYSKFLELADSMVKNGGLIITDNVLFRGYVATPEETPKRFRSMVKKLRDFNEKLMNHSYYQTSILPIGDGVAISYKQEVGN from the coding sequence ATGGATGATATAATATCACATTATTTGGCAAGTTTAACTCCTAATTCTCCTGAATGGGCAGAGCAACTTGAGGTTGTTGCAGAAGAGAATAATATACCTATAATGGACAAAACAAGTATGCATTTTGTTCAAGTATTATTACAAATCCACCAACCAAAGCGGATTCTAGAGGTTGGGACAGCCATAGGTTATTCCGCATTACGAATGCAAGAAAATACTCACCAGGCTACCATCGTAACGATTGAAAAAGATGAAAAACGATACTTTGATGCCATTGAAAATATTAGTAAGTTGGACAAAGATGATTGCATAAAGGTCATTCATGGAGACGCTTTGGAAGAAATGAGCCGATTGCAAGGAAATAATGAGCTCTTTGATACGGTCTTTATTGATGCTGCAAAAGGACAGTATAGCAAATTTTTAGAACTAGCCGATTCAATGGTGAAAAATGGTGGATTAATCATAACGGACAACGTATTATTTAGAGGGTATGTAGCAACACCTGAGGAGACTCCTAAACGTTTTCGAAGTATGGTAAAAAAATTACGAGACTTTAATGAAAAATTAATGAATCATTCATATTATCAGACATCAATTTTACCGATTGGTGATGGAGTAGCTATTAGTTATAAGCAAGAAGTAGGAAATTAG
- the mltG gene encoding endolytic transglycosylase MltG, whose amino-acid sequence MSNKEKQGGFFYNMKKRAEEASTVRKIVSIIIIAMVLILIIGGISGYLYISSSLKPVNPDSDEKIAVEIPMGSSTSTIANTLEENGIIKDARVFRFYTKFNNITEFQAGEYTFTPSMNFNEIIESLQTGRVVMEATHRITIPEGLTVDQIAEIYSENLDFTKEEFLERINDDAYIEELIEKYPDLLTEEILQEDIRTPLEGYLFASTYDFYEENPSIDTIIEKMLQQTQTVYNRYREQVESTEFTVHEAITFASIIEKETAAEEQRPQISGVFYNRIENDMKLQTDPTVIYALGEHQEVVTFEDLEVESPYNTYLVEALPIGPISNFAENSLKAVVEPEESNYLYFLHDSEGNLHFAEDFEQHVENREEYIN is encoded by the coding sequence GTGTCGAATAAAGAAAAGCAGGGTGGCTTCTTTTATAATATGAAAAAACGAGCAGAAGAAGCTTCCACTGTTAGAAAAATTGTATCCATAATTATTATCGCAATGGTACTCATATTAATTATTGGTGGAATTTCAGGATATTTATATATTAGCAGTTCTTTAAAACCTGTTAACCCTGATAGTGATGAAAAAATTGCTGTAGAAATTCCTATGGGTTCTTCAACATCAACGATTGCGAATACATTAGAAGAGAACGGAATTATAAAAGATGCTAGGGTTTTTCGTTTTTATACGAAGTTCAATAATATTACTGAATTCCAAGCAGGCGAATATACTTTTACACCATCCATGAATTTTAATGAAATCATTGAGTCACTGCAAACAGGTAGAGTGGTTATGGAAGCAACGCATAGAATAACAATTCCTGAAGGCTTAACCGTGGATCAAATTGCAGAGATCTATAGTGAGAATTTAGACTTTACAAAAGAAGAATTTCTTGAAAGAATTAACGATGATGCATATATAGAAGAATTAATTGAAAAGTATCCGGATTTATTAACGGAAGAGATATTACAAGAAGATATAAGAACTCCGTTAGAAGGATATTTATTCGCCTCCACCTATGATTTTTATGAAGAGAACCCAAGTATTGATACAATTATTGAAAAAATGCTTCAACAAACTCAAACAGTTTATAATCGTTATCGTGAACAAGTAGAATCAACGGAATTTACGGTACATGAAGCAATTACATTTGCGAGTATCATTGAAAAAGAAACAGCGGCAGAAGAACAACGTCCTCAAATTTCCGGGGTTTTCTACAATCGTATTGAGAATGATATGAAATTACAAACTGATCCTACAGTTATTTATGCACTAGGAGAACATCAGGAAGTAGTTACATTTGAAGATTTGGAAGTTGAATCACCTTATAACACGTACCTTGTTGAGGCACTTCCTATTGGACCTATTTCTAACTTTGCGGAAAACTCGTTAAAAGCAGTAGTTGAACCTGAGGAATCTAACTATTTATATTTCCTTCATGATTCAGAAGGAAATCTCCATTTCGCAGAGGATTTTGAACAGCATGTAGAAAATAGAGAAGAATATATTAATTAA
- a CDS encoding DUF1292 domain-containing protein, translating into MALEEKERIIIPDENGDEHLFEVLFTFDVDETEQSYIAVVPAEQAEEEEVEVYAFRFEEQENEDFTLFPIESDDEWQMVEEMLNTLAEEEDA; encoded by the coding sequence ATGGCTTTAGAAGAAAAAGAACGAATTATTATTCCGGATGAAAATGGGGACGAGCATTTATTTGAAGTTCTGTTTACATTTGATGTAGATGAAACGGAACAATCATACATTGCAGTCGTTCCTGCTGAACAAGCAGAAGAAGAAGAAGTTGAGGTATATGCATTTCGATTCGAAGAACAGGAAAATGAAGACTTTACGCTTTTCCCAATCGAATCTGATGATGAATGGCAAATGGTAGAAGAAATGTTAAACACCTTAGCAGAAGAAGAAGATGCTTAA
- the ruvX gene encoding Holliday junction resolvase RuvX, with product MKIIGLDVGSKTIGVAVSDALGWTAQGIKTICWDENDLSSADKELEKIISEHEIGKAIIGLPKNMNGTIGERGEASQRYAKHIEKVFQIPVDLWDERLTTMAAERILLEADMSRSKRKKVIDKMAAVMILQGYLDQK from the coding sequence ATGAAAATAATTGGTTTAGATGTCGGCTCAAAAACGATTGGTGTGGCAGTTAGCGATGCTTTAGGTTGGACTGCTCAAGGAATAAAAACCATTTGCTGGGATGAAAATGACCTGTCCTCTGCCGATAAAGAATTAGAAAAAATAATAAGTGAACATGAAATAGGAAAAGCTATTATTGGATTACCTAAAAACATGAATGGCACAATCGGTGAGCGTGGAGAAGCTTCTCAACGTTATGCCAAGCATATTGAAAAAGTATTTCAAATTCCCGTTGATTTATGGGATGAACGTTTAACAACAATGGCAGCTGAACGTATTCTACTAGAAGCAGATATGAGTCGTAGTAAGCGTAAAAAAGTTATTGATAAAATGGCTGCTGTCATGATATTACAGGGATACTTGGACCAAAAATAA
- a CDS encoding IreB family regulatory phosphoprotein yields the protein MSSIDKTMKFNFSEEPFDQDIKEILMTVHESLQEKGYNPINQIVGYLLSGDPAYIPRYNDARNLIRKVERDEVIEELVKFYLEQNKETK from the coding sequence ATGAGTTCAATTGATAAAACGATGAAATTCAATTTTTCAGAAGAACCATTTGATCAGGATATTAAGGAAATCTTGATGACAGTGCATGAATCACTGCAAGAAAAAGGATACAACCCGATCAATCAGATTGTAGGGTATTTATTATCTGGTGACCCTGCGTATATCCCGCGGTATAATGATGCCAGAAATTTAATTCGTAAGGTAGAACGTGATGAAGTGATCGAAGAACTTGTTAAGTTTTATCTAGAACAGAACAAGGAGACTAAATGA